In Luteibacter mycovicinus, a genomic segment contains:
- a CDS encoding sensor histidine kinase — translation MSKLQFNHVRLLRYATYLAYLCAGLPLSIQRAGNQPGQIGDMALLAWIACYLVFGVVYWLLTRQLGSRVDGFTRVAVLLILTGTALAVGGLSKSGVSALLLVIVAAVVPWIISLPLAMAWMVLAHVALIPLFYAAVGWSLVASVMQAVLYFGFSALMFIASLIASQQADEREELRHLNAELRATRALLAESTRIAERMRIARDLHDLVGHHLTALSLNLEVASHLTNDTAREHVLKAQKTAKQLLADVREVVSELRQDDAIDLTQALRSLTEGVPGLAVHLSVPPRFGVEDPRRAQMLLRCAQEILTNTVRHANARNLWLTFRHTGPDELCLDARDDGRGSTQFHPGNGLNGMRERLAEFGGTVTFGGGTQGGFALTARLPLGEEPTLAHAPARHTLEVTDDAEALPRATLSVPSEDHP, via the coding sequence ATGTCCAAGCTTCAGTTCAATCACGTCCGGCTGCTGCGGTACGCCACCTATCTGGCCTACCTCTGCGCGGGCCTGCCGTTGTCGATCCAGCGCGCCGGTAATCAGCCGGGCCAGATCGGCGACATGGCCTTGCTGGCCTGGATCGCGTGCTACCTCGTCTTTGGCGTCGTCTACTGGCTCCTGACCCGCCAGCTGGGTTCGCGCGTGGACGGTTTCACGCGCGTCGCCGTCCTGCTGATCCTGACCGGCACCGCGCTCGCCGTGGGCGGGCTGAGCAAGAGCGGCGTCAGTGCGCTCCTGCTGGTGATCGTCGCCGCCGTGGTTCCCTGGATCATCAGCCTGCCCCTGGCGATGGCCTGGATGGTGCTGGCGCACGTCGCCCTGATACCCCTGTTCTATGCCGCGGTCGGCTGGTCGCTGGTCGCCTCGGTCATGCAGGCGGTCCTCTATTTCGGGTTCTCGGCCCTGATGTTCATCGCCTCGCTGATCGCCAGCCAGCAGGCGGACGAGCGCGAGGAATTGCGCCATCTGAACGCGGAGCTACGCGCGACCCGCGCGCTCCTGGCCGAGTCGACCCGCATCGCGGAGCGCATGCGCATCGCGCGCGACCTGCACGATCTGGTCGGTCACCACCTCACGGCGCTCAGCCTCAATCTCGAGGTCGCGAGCCACCTGACCAACGACACGGCCCGCGAGCATGTGCTGAAGGCGCAGAAAACCGCCAAGCAGCTGTTGGCGGACGTGCGGGAGGTGGTCAGCGAGTTGCGTCAGGACGACGCCATCGACCTCACCCAGGCCCTGCGCAGTCTCACGGAAGGCGTGCCGGGGCTGGCCGTACACCTGAGCGTCCCGCCGCGTTTCGGCGTGGAGGATCCGCGTCGGGCGCAGATGCTGTTGCGTTGCGCCCAGGAGATCCTCACCAATACGGTCCGTCACGCCAACGCTCGCAATCTCTGGCTGACCTTCCGTCACACCGGACCGGACGAACTCTGTCTGGACGCGCGCGACGATGGTCGCGGCAGTACCCAGTTCCACCCGGGCAACGGCCTGAACGGCATGCGCGAACGTCTCGCCGAGTTCGGCGGGACGGTCACCTTCGGGGGTGGGACGCAGGGCGGATTCGCCCTGACCGCCCGCCTGCCGCTGGGTGAGGAGCCCACGCTGGCCCACGCCCCGGCTCGTCACACGCTGGAGGTCACGGATGACGCCGAGGCCCTCCCGCGTGCCACACTTTCCGTTCCTTCCGAGGACCACCCATGA
- a CDS encoding multidrug effflux MFS transporter, producing MTSATRDPRRYLPFLLAALSMIGPFSIDAIFPGFPDIGRDFGVGAVALQQLLSVYLLAYAVMSLFHGALSDAYGRKPVIVIAMAVYTVASVGAALAPSFSFLLGCRILQGLCGGAGIVVGRAVVRDTMHGEEAQRMMSKVMMIFGVAPAIAPIVGAWLLGIDGWRGIFWALTGFTTLLTLGVSYFLVESHPPAHRTVFRPRPLLRGYRAILSDLPFWPLAIAASVNFSGLFLYIASAPHLIRDLLGLGASGFPWLFVPVVSGMVAGAFVSGRVAGRASAARTVSWGYASMLSSCALNLILAVTLDHPRVPWSTLPLALYGCGVQLAFPTLTLLLLDRFPEQRGGVSSVQAFGSLILTALVAGVLSPALSDNMLTLAIGATTICLIGLAAWMWYVSLERRRLARAKAGAASSVVSQIERNEPG from the coding sequence ATGACCTCCGCGACGCGCGACCCGAGGCGCTACCTGCCGTTTCTGCTGGCCGCTCTGTCGATGATCGGGCCGTTCTCGATCGATGCGATCTTTCCGGGCTTCCCGGACATCGGCCGCGACTTCGGGGTGGGCGCCGTCGCTCTCCAGCAGTTGCTGAGCGTCTACCTGCTGGCATATGCGGTCATGAGTCTGTTCCACGGCGCGTTGTCGGACGCCTATGGCCGTAAGCCCGTAATCGTCATCGCGATGGCTGTCTACACCGTGGCGTCCGTCGGTGCGGCCCTGGCGCCGAGCTTCAGCTTCCTGCTGGGTTGCCGCATCCTGCAGGGTCTTTGCGGCGGCGCCGGCATCGTCGTGGGTCGGGCCGTCGTGCGTGACACCATGCACGGCGAAGAAGCCCAGCGCATGATGTCCAAGGTGATGATGATCTTCGGCGTGGCGCCGGCCATCGCGCCTATCGTCGGCGCGTGGCTGCTGGGCATCGATGGCTGGCGCGGCATCTTCTGGGCGCTGACCGGCTTCACGACGTTGCTGACCCTGGGCGTCTCGTATTTCCTGGTCGAGTCGCATCCGCCTGCGCATCGCACGGTATTTCGTCCGCGACCGCTGTTGCGCGGCTATAGGGCGATCCTCAGCGACCTGCCGTTCTGGCCACTGGCGATCGCGGCGTCGGTCAATTTCTCCGGTTTGTTTCTCTATATCGCGTCGGCGCCGCATCTGATTCGCGACCTGCTGGGTCTGGGCGCGAGCGGGTTTCCGTGGCTGTTCGTGCCGGTGGTCAGCGGTATGGTTGCCGGTGCCTTCGTTTCAGGGCGCGTGGCGGGAAGGGCCAGCGCGGCCCGCACCGTGTCATGGGGCTATGCGTCGATGCTGTCGTCTTGCGCGTTGAACCTGATCCTGGCGGTGACGCTGGATCACCCACGGGTGCCGTGGTCGACGCTGCCGCTGGCTCTGTATGGGTGCGGGGTCCAGTTGGCCTTCCCGACGCTGACGTTGTTGTTGCTGGACCGTTTTCCTGAGCAGCGCGGCGGCGTGTCATCGGTCCAGGCGTTCGGCAGTCTGATCCTCACGGCTCTCGTGGCCGGCGTGCTTTCGCCGGCGCTGTCCGACAACATGCTGACTCTTGCCATCGGCGCCACAACGATCTGCCTGATCGGTCTCGCGGCGTGGATGTGGTACGTCTCGCTGGAGCGCCGCCGCCTGGCGCGTGCGAAGGCCGGGGCGGCGTCGAGCGTGGTTTCGCAGATCGAGCGCAACGAACCGGGCTGA
- the crcB gene encoding fluoride efflux transporter CrcB, which yields MGYSGFLAVGIGGAVGSLLRWWLAVALNALVPNIPLGTLCANLAGGLLMGVTLGVFDHFQTLPVELRLLIATGFLGGLTTFSTFSAESTGLLLRQQYAWFAAHVALHLIGSIGLTVAGLAIARGVLRHV from the coding sequence ATGGGCTATAGCGGGTTTCTTGCTGTGGGGATCGGCGGCGCCGTGGGCAGCCTGCTGCGCTGGTGGCTGGCCGTGGCGCTCAATGCCCTCGTTCCCAACATCCCGCTCGGGACGCTTTGCGCCAATCTGGCCGGCGGCCTGCTGATGGGCGTCACGCTCGGCGTGTTCGACCACTTCCAGACGTTGCCGGTTGAACTGCGTCTGCTCATCGCCACCGGCTTTCTCGGCGGGCTCACCACGTTCTCGACGTTCTCGGCGGAATCCACCGGGTTGCTGCTGCGGCAGCAATACGCCTGGTTCGCCGCGCATGTCGCACTGCACCTGATAGGTTCGATCGGGCTGACGGTTGCCGGGCTGGCGATCGCCCGCGGAGTGCTTCGCCACGTTTGA
- a CDS encoding GNAT family N-acetyltransferase: MALAIRDVREHDLDAVLALNNEAGTGILATDMSRLRYLYDIAHYFRVAEQGGRILGFLIAMRQDADYTSPNFRWFQAHYESFVYIDRIVIASESRGHGLGRIFYCDVQSYAEVRVPLLTCEVFLEPRDDQTVLFHGTMGFQEVGQQKMGETGPKVSLLARELPSFPFVRERYLEQDGLPAVAWLGERQRPADAAGVRA, translated from the coding sequence ATGGCCCTTGCCATCCGCGACGTGCGCGAGCACGACCTGGATGCCGTGCTCGCACTCAATAACGAGGCAGGCACCGGCATTCTCGCCACGGACATGTCCCGCCTGCGCTACCTGTACGACATCGCGCATTACTTCCGCGTGGCCGAACAGGGCGGTCGCATCCTCGGCTTCCTGATCGCCATGCGCCAGGACGCCGACTACACCAGCCCCAATTTCCGCTGGTTCCAGGCCCATTACGAAAGCTTCGTGTATATCGATCGCATCGTGATCGCATCCGAATCGCGCGGGCATGGTCTGGGCCGCATTTTCTACTGCGATGTACAAAGTTATGCCGAGGTACGTGTGCCGCTTTTGACCTGCGAAGTCTTCCTTGAACCCCGCGACGACCAGACCGTGCTGTTCCACGGCACCATGGGCTTCCAGGAAGTCGGTCAGCAGAAAATGGGGGAGACCGGCCCGAAGGTGAGTCTGCTCGCCCGCGAACTACCCAGTTTCCCGTTCGTGCGCGAGCGTTACCTCGAGCAGGACGGCCTGCCCGCCGTCGCATGGCTGGGTGAGCGGCAACGCCCGGCGGATGCCGCAGGAGTACGCGCATGA
- the minD gene encoding septum site-determining protein MinD, which yields MTEIIVVTSGKGGVGKTTTSASLATGLAMQGKKVAVIDFDVGLRNLDLIMGCERRVVYDFVNVVHGEATLKQSLIKDKRHENLFVLAASQTRDKDALTQEGVEKVLDELTKENFDFVVCDSPAGIEKGAHLAMYFADHAVVVVNPEVSSVRDSDRILGLLSSKTRRAEKGEAPIKQHLLLTRYNPNRVEAGEMLSVKDVEEILGINVVGVIPESENVLAASNAGVPVILDDNSNAGAAYKDTVARILGEERPLRFLEPVKKGFLKRVFGG from the coding sequence TTGACAGAAATTATCGTCGTCACCTCCGGCAAGGGCGGAGTCGGCAAGACCACCACCAGCGCCTCCCTCGCCACCGGCCTCGCCATGCAGGGCAAGAAAGTCGCCGTCATCGACTTCGACGTCGGCCTGCGCAATCTCGACCTGATCATGGGCTGCGAGCGGCGCGTGGTTTACGACTTCGTCAATGTCGTTCACGGCGAAGCCACGCTCAAGCAGTCGCTGATCAAGGACAAGCGCCACGAAAACCTCTTCGTGCTCGCCGCCTCGCAGACGCGCGACAAGGACGCCCTGACTCAGGAAGGCGTGGAGAAGGTCCTCGACGAACTCACGAAGGAAAACTTCGACTTCGTCGTCTGCGACTCCCCCGCCGGCATCGAAAAGGGCGCGCACCTGGCGATGTACTTCGCCGACCATGCCGTCGTGGTCGTCAATCCGGAAGTCTCCTCGGTCCGAGACTCCGACCGCATCCTCGGCCTGCTTTCGAGCAAGACCCGTCGTGCGGAAAAAGGCGAGGCACCGATCAAACAGCACCTCCTGCTCACGCGCTACAACCCGAACCGGGTCGAAGCCGGTGAGATGCTCAGCGTGAAGGACGTCGAGGAAATCCTCGGTATCAACGTCGTCGGCGTCATCCCGGAATCGGAGAACGTGCTCGCCGCGTCCAACGCGGGCGTGCCGGTCATCCTGGATGACAACTCGAACGCGGGTGCGGCCTATAAGGACACCGTCGCGCGCATTCTGGGCGAAGAGCGTCCGCTTCGCTTCCTCGAGCCGGTCAAGAAGGGCTTCCTCAAGCGCGTATTCGGAGGCTGA
- a CDS encoding polyketide cyclase, translating into MTRLLEFIVALVIVAVLGVVVGLAMPSAGHVEREMLISKDLRQVYDVFSNFRRFPDYTVLRSFDPKVQFELSGKAYGPGAKIAWKADDKKVGDGSLEIASIDPDFSKVSDAGKGTIVWNVDNAWRGNDKKFTINLERTGRSQKLVKVKWAYDVDYGFNLVNRFSNLYIHGDPDALIQFSLSNLQNLMAAIPNIDYSKMVPAIADQPAKPILFVSTTAPRTLDDVDTASDKAWGELQAAAKKLGVNIVSPRITFTTNWGDQNYTFDVAAEIDATTLKINGQDVELTAAQRPSLDAAAPAAASTAAAPAAADSAAPGSKDKLGRVIVDGNVKAVLAFGGKALKAEWNGTGAGLPQTRQMLEAYSQTHGYKFDDVTFRPYDIQVKAPTNNHGTIEGYDEQKFEIYLPLQGDNIPEQTPEQEAGLKQPGLEESAPAGSSSAPAPAGTAAAPAEAGTAPTMAQ; encoded by the coding sequence ATGACGCGTCTGTTAGAATTTATCGTTGCCCTCGTCATCGTCGCCGTATTGGGCGTCGTTGTCGGGCTGGCTATGCCCTCGGCCGGACACGTCGAGCGCGAAATGCTGATCAGCAAGGACTTGCGCCAGGTTTACGACGTTTTCAGCAACTTCCGTCGTTTCCCTGACTACACTGTCCTTCGCTCCTTCGATCCCAAGGTCCAGTTCGAGCTTTCGGGCAAGGCTTACGGTCCGGGTGCCAAGATCGCCTGGAAGGCTGACGACAAGAAGGTCGGTGACGGCTCGCTCGAGATCGCCTCGATCGACCCGGATTTCTCCAAGGTGTCCGATGCCGGCAAGGGCACCATCGTCTGGAACGTCGACAACGCCTGGCGCGGTAACGACAAGAAGTTCACCATCAACCTCGAGCGCACTGGCCGCAGCCAGAAGCTCGTCAAGGTCAAGTGGGCTTACGACGTCGACTACGGCTTCAACCTGGTCAACCGCTTCTCCAACCTCTATATCCACGGCGATCCGGACGCGCTGATTCAGTTCAGCCTGTCCAACCTTCAGAACCTGATGGCTGCGATCCCGAACATCGACTACAGCAAGATGGTTCCGGCCATCGCCGACCAGCCGGCCAAGCCGATCCTCTTCGTGTCGACCACGGCCCCGCGCACCCTCGACGACGTCGACACCGCGTCGGATAAGGCCTGGGGCGAACTGCAGGCCGCGGCGAAGAAGCTGGGCGTGAACATCGTCAGCCCGCGCATCACCTTCACCACGAACTGGGGCGACCAGAACTATACGTTCGACGTCGCCGCCGAGATCGACGCCACCACGCTGAAGATCAACGGTCAGGACGTCGAACTGACGGCCGCCCAGCGTCCTTCGCTCGACGCCGCCGCTCCGGCTGCCGCCTCGACGGCCGCCGCTCCGGCCGCTGCCGATTCGGCCGCGCCGGGTAGCAAGGACAAGCTCGGCCGCGTCATCGTCGACGGCAACGTCAAGGCTGTTCTCGCCTTCGGTGGCAAGGCGCTCAAGGCGGAGTGGAACGGCACCGGTGCCGGCCTGCCGCAGACGCGTCAGATGCTCGAAGCCTACTCGCAGACCCATGGTTACAAGTTCGACGACGTCACCTTCCGTCCCTACGACATCCAGGTGAAGGCGCCGACCAACAACCACGGTACGATCGAGGGTTACGACGAGCAGAAGTTCGAGATCTACCTGCCGCTGCAGGGCGACAACATTCCGGAGCAGACTCCGGAACAGGAAGCCGGCCTGAAGCAGCCGGGCCTGGAAGAATCGGCTCCGGCCGGCTCGTCCTCCGCCCCCGCTCCGGCGGGTACCGCTGCGGCTCCGGCCGAAGCGGGCACCGCGCCGACGATGGCCCAGTAA
- a CDS encoding MFS transporter, whose translation MDPKATLPDGIVETDVPARLDRLRWGRFHTLVAVGLGITWVLDGLEVTITGSIAGALKSSPVLHLTDGQVGLAGSLYLVGAVLGALFFGWLTDRLGRKKLFTVTLGLYLTATAATAFSPDFLTFVIFRALTGAGIGGEYAAINSAIQELIPARYRGHTDLVINGSFWIGAALGALAAVGLLDMGWVSAEIGWRLTFGLGAVLGLGILFLRHWIPESPRWLMLHGRIEEAEAVVADIEKRLDVAPPSEPLPRLRLRPRGLTLADVARTLFRLYPKRTVLGLVLMATQAFFYNAIFFTYALVLGRFYGVADADVGLYLLPFAAGNFLGPLLLGRLFDTLGRRTMIVATYALSGLLLFVTAWLFVHGHLDARTQTIAWSIVFFFASAAASSAYLTVSESFPLELRALAIALFYAFGTALGGVAGPWLFGRLIGSGERMSIGWGYALGASLMLIGAAAAWLLGIAAERRSLEDVAAPLGRAD comes from the coding sequence ATGGATCCCAAGGCCACGCTCCCCGACGGTATCGTCGAGACCGATGTTCCCGCGCGGCTCGACCGGCTGCGCTGGGGGCGCTTTCATACCCTGGTGGCCGTTGGCCTCGGGATCACCTGGGTGCTCGACGGGCTCGAGGTGACCATTACCGGCTCGATCGCCGGTGCGCTCAAATCCAGCCCGGTCCTCCACCTCACCGACGGTCAGGTGGGACTGGCGGGCAGCCTTTATCTCGTCGGTGCCGTGCTGGGCGCGCTTTTCTTCGGGTGGCTTACCGACCGACTCGGGCGGAAGAAGCTGTTCACGGTGACGCTGGGCCTGTATCTGACGGCCACGGCCGCTACGGCCTTCTCACCGGACTTCCTCACCTTCGTGATCTTCCGCGCGCTGACCGGCGCGGGCATCGGCGGCGAGTACGCCGCCATCAACTCGGCGATCCAGGAACTGATTCCGGCACGCTATCGTGGCCACACGGATCTGGTCATCAATGGCAGTTTCTGGATCGGCGCCGCACTGGGCGCGCTCGCCGCCGTAGGCCTGCTCGACATGGGCTGGGTATCGGCCGAGATCGGCTGGCGACTGACCTTCGGGTTGGGTGCCGTGCTGGGCCTGGGCATTCTTTTCCTGCGGCACTGGATTCCGGAGAGCCCGCGCTGGCTGATGCTTCATGGTCGCATCGAGGAGGCCGAGGCCGTGGTCGCCGACATCGAGAAGCGCCTCGACGTCGCTCCCCCTTCCGAACCGCTGCCACGGTTGCGTCTGCGTCCGCGCGGACTGACCCTTGCGGACGTTGCCCGTACATTGTTCCGTCTCTATCCGAAGCGGACCGTGCTGGGCCTGGTACTGATGGCCACGCAGGCGTTCTTCTACAACGCGATCTTCTTCACCTATGCGCTGGTGCTCGGCCGCTTTTACGGCGTGGCCGATGCGGATGTCGGTCTCTATCTGCTGCCATTCGCCGCCGGTAATTTCCTCGGCCCGCTCCTGCTGGGACGGCTGTTCGACACGCTGGGCCGGCGGACGATGATCGTGGCGACCTATGCACTGTCCGGACTGCTGCTGTTCGTCACCGCCTGGCTCTTCGTCCACGGCCACCTCGACGCGCGAACGCAGACGATCGCCTGGAGCATCGTGTTTTTCTTCGCCTCCGCGGCCGCCAGCTCGGCCTACCTCACCGTCAGCGAGAGCTTCCCACTGGAGTTGCGCGCCCTGGCCATCGCCCTGTTCTACGCCTTCGGCACGGCACTCGGCGGCGTCGCCGGCCCGTGGCTGTTCGGCCGCCTCATCGGCAGTGGCGAGCGCATGTCCATCGGCTGGGGCTACGCGCTGGGTGCTTCGCTGATGCTGATCGGGGCGGCAGCCGCGTGGTTACTTGGCATCGCCGCCGAGCGACGGTCCCTCGAAGATGTCGCCGCCCCGCTCGGCAGGGCCGACTGA
- a CDS encoding response regulator produces the protein MISVCLVDDQNLVRQGIRSLLDLAGDIRVVAECADGAQAVQTIPQVRPDVVLLDLRMPNMSGLEVLQTLGGRNELPPTIILTTFDDDQLVLSGLKAGARGYLLKDVSLDQLVEAVRTVSAGGSLVAPMVTQRLLAGVGRIQNQFSSLEQPDPLTERETEILRLLSGGYSNKEIANSLRVAEGTVKNHVSNILSKLGVRDRTRAVLKALELGIV, from the coding sequence ATGATTTCCGTCTGCCTCGTTGACGATCAGAACCTGGTGCGCCAGGGCATCCGCTCCTTGCTGGACCTCGCCGGCGATATCCGCGTCGTGGCGGAATGCGCCGACGGCGCCCAGGCGGTGCAGACGATCCCCCAGGTACGGCCGGACGTGGTGCTGCTCGATCTGCGCATGCCAAACATGAGCGGCCTGGAGGTCCTGCAGACCCTGGGTGGCCGCAATGAGCTCCCGCCGACGATCATCCTGACCACCTTTGACGACGACCAGCTGGTGTTGTCCGGCCTGAAGGCCGGCGCCCGTGGCTATCTGTTGAAAGACGTGTCGCTCGATCAGCTCGTCGAGGCCGTGCGCACCGTCTCCGCCGGCGGTTCGCTGGTGGCGCCCATGGTTACCCAGCGCCTGCTGGCCGGCGTGGGTCGCATCCAGAACCAGTTTTCCAGCCTCGAGCAGCCGGATCCGCTGACCGAACGCGAGACCGAGATCCTGCGACTGCTGTCGGGCGGCTACAGCAACAAGGAAATCGCCAATTCCCTGCGGGTCGCCGAGGGGACGGTGAAAAACCATGTGTCCAACATCCTTTCCAAACTGGGCGTCCGGGACCGCACGCGCGCCGTATTGAAGGCGCTGGAGCTCGGGATCGTCTGA
- a CDS encoding basic secretory protein-like protein gives MQPSKRFGARALIIASLVAAGPTFADTVNSYQQNGYTLTVTDKNSGIAQSTVDTMISTFFTIYPKEAADFNPNTSKTVNIVLDPSYDGVAATANATETYGAAYMIANPNDTDTVTHESMHIVQDYGQQNIPGWLVEGIADYARNRYGVNNAAAGWSLPDYAPGQNYTDSYRITARFLVWVEEHHAGTVQGLDAALRGRSYTDQTWAQLTGADVDTLWAQYTASPGI, from the coding sequence ATGCAGCCATCGAAGCGCTTCGGCGCTCGCGCGCTCATCATCGCCTCGCTCGTCGCCGCGGGGCCCACATTTGCCGACACGGTGAACTCGTATCAGCAGAACGGTTACACGCTTACCGTGACCGACAAGAATTCGGGCATCGCGCAGTCCACCGTCGATACCATGATAAGCACCTTCTTCACGATCTATCCCAAAGAAGCGGCCGACTTCAATCCGAATACGTCGAAGACGGTGAACATCGTCCTCGATCCGTCCTACGACGGCGTGGCCGCGACGGCTAATGCGACCGAGACGTACGGCGCGGCGTACATGATCGCGAATCCGAACGACACCGATACGGTCACACATGAGTCGATGCATATCGTGCAGGACTATGGGCAGCAGAATATTCCCGGATGGCTGGTCGAGGGTATCGCGGATTACGCGCGTAACCGCTATGGGGTGAACAACGCGGCCGCGGGCTGGTCGCTACCCGATTACGCCCCCGGGCAGAACTACACCGACAGCTACCGCATCACCGCCCGGTTCCTCGTGTGGGTCGAGGAGCATCACGCGGGAACCGTGCAGGGTCTTGACGCGGCGTTGCGCGGGCGGTCGTACACCGACCAGACCTGGGCACAGCTGACGGGCGCGGATGTCGATACGTTATGGGCGCAGTACACCGCGTCGCCTGGCATCTGA
- the cfa gene encoding cyclopropane fatty acyl phospholipid synthase: MTHDVSSLKARAQILLQKAGITLGGQRPTDLVIHDERTYARVFAHGTLGFGEAYMDGWWDVGDLPAFFARVLSSHLDESVLTLDTLMTHLRARLINRQRGAHAWDVGRRHYDLGNDLFEAMLGKRMVYSCAYWAHADNLDDAQEAKLDLICRKLALRPGQRILDIGCGWGEALKFAAERYGVSGVGVTVSKEQAAYARELCHGLPVEIRLQDYRDLDEPFDAILSVGMFEHVGGKNYRTWFEVARRCLRKDGLVLLHTIGSNGAPGRPDPWIDKYIFPNSVIPSMSQVAGALEGLFIVEDWHNFGADYDRTLMAWRANVEAAWPKLASRYDERFRRMWNFYLGCSAGVFRSRRDQLWQLTLSPHGRPGGYRVPR, encoded by the coding sequence ATGACTCACGATGTTTCTTCCCTCAAGGCACGCGCACAGATCCTCCTGCAAAAAGCAGGCATCACGCTCGGCGGACAACGCCCGACCGACCTGGTGATCCACGACGAGCGCACCTACGCGCGTGTCTTCGCCCACGGTACGCTCGGTTTTGGCGAGGCCTATATGGATGGCTGGTGGGATGTCGGCGACCTGCCCGCTTTTTTCGCTCGCGTGCTGTCGTCGCACCTCGACGAGTCGGTGCTCACGCTGGACACCCTGATGACGCATCTCAGGGCGCGGCTGATCAACCGCCAGCGGGGCGCGCACGCCTGGGACGTCGGACGACGTCATTACGACCTGGGTAACGATCTCTTCGAGGCGATGCTTGGCAAACGCATGGTGTATTCCTGTGCCTATTGGGCGCACGCCGACAATCTGGATGACGCGCAGGAAGCGAAGCTCGACCTGATCTGCCGAAAGCTGGCCCTGCGGCCCGGCCAGCGCATCCTAGACATCGGCTGCGGCTGGGGCGAGGCACTGAAGTTCGCCGCCGAGCGCTACGGCGTCAGCGGGGTGGGCGTGACCGTTTCGAAGGAGCAGGCCGCCTACGCCCGTGAGCTATGCCACGGCCTGCCGGTCGAGATCCGCCTGCAGGACTACCGCGACCTCGACGAGCCTTTCGACGCGATCCTTTCGGTCGGCATGTTCGAGCACGTCGGCGGCAAGAACTACCGCACGTGGTTCGAAGTGGCCCGACGCTGCCTGCGCAAGGATGGCCTCGTTCTGCTGCACACCATCGGCAGCAACGGCGCACCGGGACGGCCGGACCCATGGATCGACAAGTACATCTTTCCCAATTCGGTGATTCCCTCGATGAGCCAGGTGGCTGGCGCGCTCGAGGGGCTTTTCATCGTGGAGGACTGGCACAATTTCGGCGCGGACTATGACCGCACGCTGATGGCATGGCGTGCCAACGTGGAGGCGGCCTGGCCAAAACTGGCCTCACGTTACGACGAGCGATTCCGCCGGATGTGGAATTTCTACCTGGGCTGCTCCGCCGGTGTCTTCCGCAGCCGCCGCGACCAGTTGTGGCAGCTGACCCTGTCGCCGCACGGCAGGCCGGGCGGGTACCGCGTGCCGCGCTGA
- the minC gene encoding septum site-determining protein MinC: MNARAESLEAACDLRFGQVGIACVRLRRVDAAALVEELERRVRSAPQMFNRAAVVLDLSHLPKLPDDGMVDALLEAIRSAGMLPVGIAYGTAETEALAERMNLPLIAKFRAQYEPASGDAAVQVAPPAPGRAEPARAPLDNDEDTGGATTAQHHIGSAVRSGQQIYARDRDLVVMAAVANGAEVIADGSIHVYGSLRGRAMAGAQGDESARIFCSDFRAELVAIAGHYRVFEDMPKEFEGQAVQCWLDSGKLMVARL, encoded by the coding sequence ATGAACGCCCGCGCCGAATCCCTCGAAGCCGCCTGCGACCTCCGCTTCGGCCAGGTCGGTATCGCCTGCGTGCGCCTGCGCCGGGTCGATGCCGCCGCGCTGGTCGAAGAACTCGAACGCCGCGTGCGCTCCGCGCCGCAGATGTTCAACCGCGCCGCGGTGGTCCTCGACCTCTCACACCTGCCGAAGCTGCCGGACGACGGCATGGTCGACGCGCTGCTCGAAGCCATCCGCAGCGCGGGCATGCTGCCCGTCGGCATTGCTTACGGAACCGCGGAGACCGAAGCGCTCGCCGAGCGCATGAATCTCCCGCTTATCGCCAAGTTCCGTGCCCAGTACGAGCCCGCGTCGGGCGATGCCGCCGTGCAGGTCGCGCCGCCCGCACCGGGCCGCGCCGAACCGGCCCGCGCTCCGCTGGATAACGACGAAGACACCGGCGGCGCCACGACAGCCCAGCACCACATCGGCAGCGCCGTGCGCTCCGGCCAGCAGATATACGCCCGCGACCGCGATCTCGTGGTCATGGCTGCCGTCGCCAATGGCGCGGAAGTCATCGCCGATGGCTCCATCCATGTCTACGGCAGCCTGCGCGGCCGTGCCATGGCCGGGGCACAGGGCGACGAGTCGGCGCGCATCTTCTGCTCGGATTTCCGTGCCGAGCTGGTGGCTATCGCCGGTCACTACCGCGTGTTTGAAGACATGCCCAAAGAATTCGAGGGCCAGGCCGTCCAGTGCTGGCTCGACAGTGGAAAACTCATGGTCGCACGGCTCTGA
- the minE gene encoding cell division topological specificity factor MinE produces the protein MGILDFLKRKPEPSAGVAKERLRIIVAQERSTRGGPDYLPLLRNELLEVIRKYVNVDVEAVNVTLERDSGHEVLELSVALPDGKSAI, from the coding sequence ATGGGTATCCTCGATTTCCTGAAGCGTAAACCCGAACCGAGCGCCGGCGTCGCCAAAGAGCGTCTGCGCATCATCGTCGCCCAGGAGCGCTCGACGCGCGGCGGTCCCGACTACCTGCCGCTGCTGCGCAACGAGCTGCTCGAAGTGATCCGCAAGTACGTCAACGTCGACGTCGAGGCAGTCAACGTGACGCTCGAACGTGACAGCGGCCACGAAGTACTCGAACTCTCCGTCGCCTTGCCGGACGGCAAGTCCGCGATATGA